The following are from one region of the Jeongeupia sp. USM3 genome:
- a CDS encoding integration host factor subunit alpha produces MTLTKADLADLLFDKVGLNKREAKDMVEAFFEEIRLSLADGDVVKLSGFGNFQLRDKPQRPGRNPKTGEEIPISARRVVTFHASQKLKGLVELHYAKHQQRRSDQ; encoded by the coding sequence ATGACGCTGACCAAGGCCGACCTTGCCGACTTGCTGTTCGACAAGGTGGGCCTCAACAAGCGCGAAGCAAAAGACATGGTCGAGGCGTTTTTCGAAGAGATCCGCCTTTCTCTGGCCGATGGCGACGTCGTGAAGCTGTCCGGCTTCGGCAACTTCCAGCTGCGCGACAAGCCGCAGCGCCCCGGGCGCAACCCCAAGACCGGGGAAGAGATCCCGATTTCCGCCCGCCGGGTGGTGACCTTTCACGCCAGCCAGAAGCTCAAGGGCTTAGTCGAACTCCACTATGCAAAGCACCAGCAACGTCGTTCCGACCAATGA
- a CDS encoding AP2 domain-containing protein: MQLAPLFLIAALERDGKPFWRVLLKRQGKTRQKRFYHHLHGGEAPALAAAQQWRAQVLAEHPPYSKLDQVRKHRRNNSSGRTGVYLQTSKRVRNGRLAKHQVWQARTPEGITPIRTRSFAVRKYGDEQAFRLAVAARENFEQELALPRDLEQPAV, encoded by the coding sequence ATGCAACTCGCCCCATTATTTCTCATCGCTGCGCTTGAACGAGACGGCAAACCGTTTTGGCGCGTGCTACTGAAACGGCAAGGCAAGACCCGCCAGAAGCGCTTCTATCACCACCTGCACGGCGGCGAGGCACCGGCCCTCGCCGCCGCGCAGCAGTGGCGGGCTCAGGTCCTGGCCGAGCACCCGCCGTACAGCAAGCTCGACCAAGTCCGGAAGCATCGGCGCAATAACAGCTCGGGTCGCACCGGCGTGTACCTGCAGACGAGCAAGCGCGTGCGCAATGGCCGGCTGGCCAAGCATCAGGTCTGGCAGGCGCGCACCCCGGAGGGCATCACGCCAATACGCACGCGCAGCTTCGCCGTGCGTAAGTATGGCGATGAACAGGCGTTCCGCTTGGCGGTGGCGGCGCGGGAGAATTTCGAGCAGGAGCTCGCCCTTCCCCGCGACCTAGAACAGCCCGCCGTTTGA
- a CDS encoding VRR-NUC domain-containing protein has translation MGTLTQKPVGNGMTRLEEDKQYAKLPAPSNKLYLTPKADTAVKTPSVRTGVTKTGKRITINARQAVMSGLIIADEWLHEFLWYYKAEVSFDMPFDDKGTPRPFLSSSSGKDSNRRHSLTPFPKGMRKNYLRRPDLIIVKSKAVRWPGRATTDHNGVAHGDNLRRVVEVKFPGDSLQRDQETAYKQIAGGADRFTVLHVIPPNEKQRQPRTVPKSVPVLAPRGDGIPRGENRRVPIYGPTPLPSPVFYEPWLDDAWNIAHSLAQQAEALGDKVRQGAHHLSQQVHAQLLQHAPWLFSAGHWIQSKSGQAWHFVNEQGQRLATWTAAQLKAAWAEIQRLTDLTLKTLRQIDWTQVLMDIGKGLLVIAAVIAGVVVVFVLGGWLVAALAALVEMGAAAWAAVAVMLGGGTLAAA, from the coding sequence ATGGGAACACTAACCCAGAAGCCGGTTGGCAACGGCATGACTCGGCTGGAGGAAGACAAGCAGTACGCGAAGCTGCCTGCACCGAGCAACAAGCTGTACCTCACCCCCAAGGCGGATACCGCAGTCAAGACGCCAAGTGTTCGCACCGGCGTCACCAAAACCGGCAAGCGCATCACGATCAATGCGCGGCAGGCAGTGATGAGCGGGCTGATCATTGCCGACGAATGGCTGCATGAGTTCCTGTGGTACTACAAGGCCGAGGTCAGTTTTGATATGCCTTTTGATGATAAAGGCACACCAAGGCCATTTCTCAGTAGCAGCAGCGGGAAAGACTCCAACCGCCGCCATTCACTGACGCCGTTTCCCAAGGGAATGCGAAAGAACTACCTGCGCCGCCCCGATCTCATCATCGTCAAAAGTAAGGCAGTCCGCTGGCCGGGGCGGGCGACTACCGACCACAATGGTGTCGCCCACGGCGACAATCTGCGTCGAGTGGTCGAGGTCAAGTTTCCGGGGGATAGTTTGCAGAGAGACCAGGAAACTGCGTACAAGCAAATCGCCGGTGGCGCGGACCGCTTTACGGTTTTGCACGTCATCCCGCCGAACGAGAAGCAGCGGCAGCCGCGGACAGTACCCAAATCCGTGCCGGTCCTGGCTCCCAGAGGTGATGGCATTCCTCGCGGCGAGAACCGCCGTGTGCCTATATACGGCCCCACACCTTTGCCTTCTCCTGTGTTTTACGAACCATGGCTTGATGATGCATGGAACATCGCGCACAGCCTCGCGCAGCAAGCAGAAGCGTTGGGAGACAAGGTACGTCAAGGCGCCCACCATCTCTCTCAGCAAGTACATGCACAGTTGCTGCAGCACGCGCCCTGGCTGTTCAGCGCCGGGCATTGGATTCAGAGCAAGTCCGGCCAAGCCTGGCATTTTGTCAACGAACAGGGCCAACGCCTTGCCACCTGGACCGCTGCGCAGCTGAAGGCCGCATGGGCGGAAATCCAGCGCCTTACCGATCTGACGCTGAAGACGTTGCGGCAGATCGACTGGACGCAGGTGCTGATGGATATCGGCAAGGGATTACTTGTGATCGCTGCAGTGATCGCCGGCGTCGTCGTGGTTTTTGTACTAGGCGGTTGGCTAGTAGCCGCGCTGGCTGCTTTGGTGGAAATGGGCGCTGCCGCATGGGCTGCAGTCGCCGTCATGCTGGGTGGCGGCACGCTAGCTGCCGCCTGA
- a CDS encoding IS481 family transposase, protein MNTHKNARLTYLRRLEMVQDITEHGLSTAAAAARHGVSAVTTRKWLGRYLVGGAAALLDKSSRPERSPRAIAPSVALTIIELRRKLFLQARIASYIGVSKATVSRVLRHAGLSRLSDLQPAEPVQRYERETPGELLHVDIKKLARFEQVGHRITGDRRQNSRNSGWEYLFVAIDDHSRIAFTRLYPDERRASAIDFLRAANDYFKTLGVPLQRLITDNGPAFRSHDFGRVCVELGIKQRFTRAYRPQTNGKAERFIQSALREWAYGQTYQHSDERGAVLRYWNHYYNWHRPHHGIGCHVPMSRLSATKNNVLTLHI, encoded by the coding sequence ATGAACACACATAAGAATGCCCGACTGACGTATCTGCGTCGCCTGGAAATGGTTCAGGACATCACCGAGCATGGTTTGTCGACCGCGGCGGCGGCGGCACGCCATGGCGTAAGCGCGGTCACCACCCGCAAGTGGCTGGGCCGCTATCTGGTCGGCGGCGCGGCTGCCTTGCTCGACAAATCCTCGCGTCCCGAGCGCTCGCCACGTGCCATTGCGCCCAGCGTTGCCCTGACGATCATCGAATTGCGTCGCAAGCTGTTCCTGCAGGCTCGCATCGCAAGCTATATCGGCGTGTCCAAAGCAACCGTCAGTCGCGTGCTGCGACACGCAGGGCTATCGCGGTTAAGCGACCTGCAGCCCGCAGAGCCTGTGCAGCGCTACGAGCGCGAAACGCCCGGCGAACTGCTGCACGTCGACATCAAGAAGCTCGCCCGCTTCGAGCAGGTCGGCCATCGCATCACCGGCGATCGTCGCCAGAACAGCCGAAACAGCGGCTGGGAATATCTGTTCGTGGCGATCGACGACCATAGTCGCATCGCCTTCACCCGACTCTACCCCGACGAGCGCCGCGCCAGCGCCATCGACTTCCTGCGTGCGGCCAACGACTACTTCAAAACGCTGGGCGTACCGCTCCAGCGCCTGATCACCGATAACGGGCCCGCCTTCCGCTCCCATGACTTCGGCCGCGTTTGCGTTGAACTGGGCATTAAGCAGAGGTTCACCCGCGCCTACCGACCGCAAACCAACGGCAAGGCCGAGCGCTTCATCCAGTCCGCGCTGCGCGAATGGGCCTACGGCCAAACCTATCAACACTCGGATGAGCGCGGCGCAGTCCTGAGGTATTGGAATCATTATTACAACTGGCACCGTCCGCATCACGGCATCGGCTGCCACGTGCCCATGTCCCGTCTCTCAGCAACGAAAAACAACGTCTTGACTCTTCACATCTAG
- a CDS encoding IS481 family transposase: MSHRLHSNARTTPLTREEIRHSSLSQSELMLRYSVGKGTIRKWQTRDEFTDRSHRPHTLHTTLSPAQEALVLILRTTLLLPLDDLVAVAQRFLNPNATRSGINRLLVREGVGNLKALQAQLQPEEPAAPSKGFKDYAPGYFHLDIKYLPQMPDETSRSYLFVAIDRATRWVFLHIYPDQSEASSVDFLQRLYKAAPIKIERLLTDNGSQFTDRFTSKAKTPSGRHVFDRRCAALGIEHRLIPPRTPQMNGMVERFNGRISELVKQTRFASAAELAVTLNDYRIAYNHHTPQKALGFRSPVESLKMWQQERPELFKKKVYKQAEPDT; this comes from the coding sequence ATGAGCCACCGCCTGCACAGCAATGCCCGCACCACACCGCTCACCCGCGAGGAAATCCGCCACTCCAGCCTCTCGCAAAGCGAGCTGATGCTGCGCTACAGCGTCGGCAAGGGCACCATCCGCAAATGGCAAACGCGCGACGAATTCACCGATCGTTCGCACCGGCCGCATACCCTGCACACCACACTGTCGCCAGCGCAGGAAGCGCTGGTGCTGATCCTGCGCACCACCTTGCTGCTGCCGCTCGACGACCTGGTCGCGGTGGCCCAGCGCTTCCTCAATCCGAACGCCACCCGATCCGGCATCAACCGGCTGCTGGTGCGCGAAGGCGTCGGCAACCTCAAGGCACTACAGGCCCAACTGCAGCCGGAAGAACCCGCCGCGCCCTCCAAAGGGTTCAAGGACTACGCACCGGGCTACTTCCATTTGGACATCAAGTACTTGCCGCAGATGCCCGACGAAACCTCGCGCAGCTACCTGTTCGTCGCGATCGACCGGGCCACCCGCTGGGTGTTCCTGCACATCTACCCGGATCAGTCCGAAGCCAGCAGCGTCGACTTCCTGCAGCGCCTGTACAAGGCGGCGCCGATAAAGATCGAGAGACTGCTGACCGATAATGGCAGCCAGTTCACCGACCGCTTCACCAGCAAAGCCAAGACCCCGAGCGGACGGCACGTGTTTGATCGCCGTTGTGCAGCCTTGGGGATCGAGCACCGGCTGATCCCGCCGCGCACGCCGCAAATGAACGGTATGGTCGAGCGTTTTAACGGCCGGATCAGCGAGCTGGTGAAACAGACCCGCTTTGCCAGTGCAGCGGAATTGGCCGTCACGTTGAATGACTACCGGATCGCCTACAACCATCACACCCCGCAAAAAGCGCTGGGCTTCCGGTCACCGGTTGAATCGCTGAAAATGTGGCAGCAAGAGCGGCCGGAATTGTTCAAGAAAAAAGTCTACAAACAGGCGGAACCCGACACCTAA
- a CDS encoding DNA adenine methylase, with product MQSRPIIPWLGGKRRLADRLLALFPPHDCYVEPFAGGAALFFLRPVPARTEVLNDVNGELVNLYRVVQHHLEEFVRQFKWALTSRKVFEWQQLTDTRTLTDIQRAARFYYLQQYAFGGRVQGQSFGTATTAPPINLCRIEENLSAAHLRLSGVYIEHGSWYDVMSRYDRAHTLFYCGFWMERLNLKYSVGRAQDGVERAAFGELVIANWDAGSNGGLF from the coding sequence ATGCAATCCCGACCGATCATTCCCTGGCTCGGCGGCAAACGCCGCCTGGCCGACCGCCTCTTGGCGCTGTTCCCGCCGCACGACTGCTATGTCGAGCCGTTTGCCGGCGGTGCCGCGCTGTTCTTCCTGCGGCCGGTACCGGCCAGAACCGAAGTGCTCAACGACGTGAACGGTGAACTGGTGAACCTGTACCGGGTGGTGCAGCACCACCTCGAAGAGTTCGTCCGCCAGTTCAAATGGGCGCTGACCAGCCGCAAGGTGTTCGAATGGCAACAGCTCACCGACACCCGCACGCTGACCGACATCCAGCGCGCCGCACGCTTCTACTACCTGCAGCAGTATGCCTTCGGCGGCCGGGTGCAGGGGCAGAGCTTCGGCACCGCGACCACCGCACCACCGATCAACCTGTGCCGGATCGAAGAGAACCTCAGCGCCGCGCACCTGCGGCTCTCCGGCGTCTACATCGAACACGGCTCGTGGTATGACGTCATGAGCCGCTACGACCGGGCGCACACGCTGTTCTACTGCGGCTTCTGGATGGAACGGCTCAACCTCAAGTATTCGGTCGGCCGGGCTCAGGACGGTGTCGAGCGGGCCGCATTTGGCGAGCTGGTGATCGCCAACTGGGATGCCGGTTCAAACGGCGGGCTGTTCTAG
- a CDS encoding type VI immunity family protein: protein MDAQEQKRMMAYAAIANRANFIDGILPDGQTVARLGLICTVYFRNGGQPATGQKVLACFDQFNAEFGQHLTGQLHSYSSRFSSLRKDSIAIARKKLEANTAEGMTIEWTLQSHKNGEIAPEYCISTLTANAESDPYGVLSYLKIKLPWQMLQEEAGEQQFLDWVRYLCEELDIEHGYAGLACELPFDRHQYQPYEFQIAQRFSGLMVDSAPHLDKSELKDGIKGVNWLTLLGPSFIEQADGETELCRQLALPDVRVEKTANGRLIIQAGLLPDVGGPERGHPPAYVAVNRVLKPIRVVNPDQLHTCMDDAEGFTKRNTLEWYARFDDLEAEPAVLAELTDAEQRCESERPCPRSGYWATPAKEDSRRAFERGEIMPDFPGSTYGATIWYWDENQD from the coding sequence ATGGATGCTCAAGAACAAAAACGCATGATGGCCTACGCCGCGATCGCCAACCGGGCCAACTTTATCGACGGCATCCTGCCGGATGGCCAGACCGTGGCAAGGTTGGGGCTGATTTGTACCGTTTATTTCCGCAACGGTGGTCAGCCCGCCACCGGGCAGAAGGTGCTGGCCTGCTTTGATCAGTTCAATGCCGAGTTTGGCCAACACTTGACGGGGCAATTGCATAGCTATTCAAGCCGCTTTTCGAGTCTGCGCAAAGACAGCATTGCCATTGCACGCAAAAAACTGGAAGCCAACACAGCCGAAGGCATGACGATCGAATGGACGCTGCAAAGCCATAAAAATGGTGAAATCGCGCCGGAATACTGCATCAGCACGCTAACGGCCAATGCAGAAAGTGATCCCTACGGCGTGCTGTCTTACCTCAAAATCAAGCTGCCATGGCAAATGCTGCAGGAAGAGGCCGGCGAACAGCAGTTTTTGGACTGGGTGCGCTATTTGTGCGAAGAGCTGGATATTGAGCACGGCTACGCCGGCTTGGCGTGCGAGCTGCCTTTCGATCGGCACCAATATCAGCCGTATGAATTCCAGATTGCACAGCGTTTCAGCGGACTGATGGTCGATTCTGCCCCGCATCTGGATAAAAGCGAACTGAAAGACGGCATCAAAGGCGTCAACTGGCTGACTCTTCTAGGGCCGAGTTTCATTGAACAAGCGGACGGGGAAACTGAATTGTGCCGGCAATTGGCGCTACCGGATGTCCGCGTGGAAAAAACCGCTAACGGCCGCCTGATTATTCAAGCCGGCCTACTCCCTGACGTCGGTGGACCGGAGCGCGGTCATCCGCCAGCGTATGTCGCGGTCAATCGCGTGCTCAAGCCGATTCGAGTGGTCAATCCAGATCAATTGCATACCTGCATGGACGATGCCGAAGGCTTTACCAAACGGAATACCCTAGAATGGTACGCTCGCTTTGACGACCTGGAAGCTGAGCCGGCAGTCTTGGCTGAGCTAACCGATGCGGAACAGCGTTGCGAGTCCGAGCGGCCATGTCCTCGGTCTGGCTATTGGGCAACACCCGCCAAGGAGGATTCCCGTCGCGCTTTCGAGCGAGGCGAGATCATGCCCGACTTCCCCGGCTCGACCTACGGCGCAACGATCTGGTATTGGGATGAGAATCAGGACTAG
- a CDS encoding Com family DNA-binding transcriptional regulator, protein MDEIRCGHCRKLLARGHYLHLQIKCPRCGAINDLRAASPIARAPASATDGA, encoded by the coding sequence ATGGACGAAATTCGCTGCGGTCACTGCCGTAAATTATTGGCACGCGGACACTACCTGCACCTGCAGATCAAATGCCCCCGATGCGGGGCGATCAACGATTTGAGGGCCGCGAGCCCCATTGCCAGAGCGCCGGCGAGCGCCACCGATGGAGCTTGA
- a CDS encoding MerR family transcriptional regulator → MQSTSNVVPTNELPPIPAKRYFTIGEVSELCGVKPHVLRYWEQEFTQLKPVKRRGNRRYYQHHEVLLVRRIRSLLYEQGFTISGARNQLAHLGEGAAGSSEVTASVRQELQDLLDWLRL, encoded by the coding sequence ATGCAAAGCACCAGCAACGTCGTTCCGACCAATGAGTTGCCGCCGATCCCGGCCAAGCGCTACTTCACCATCGGCGAAGTCAGCGAGCTGTGCGGCGTCAAGCCGCACGTGCTGCGCTATTGGGAGCAGGAGTTCACCCAGCTCAAGCCGGTAAAGCGGCGTGGCAACCGGCGCTACTACCAGCATCACGAAGTGCTGCTGGTGAGGCGGATCCGCTCGCTCCTGTACGAGCAGGGCTTCACCATCAGCGGCGCGCGCAACCAGCTCGCGCACCTGGGCGAGGGCGCGGCCGGCAGCAGCGAGGTCACGGCATCGGTGCGCCAGGAACTGCAGGACCTGCTTGATTGGCTCAGGCTCTAG